Proteins from one Malania oleifera isolate guangnan ecotype guangnan chromosome 4, ASM2987363v1, whole genome shotgun sequence genomic window:
- the LOC131153285 gene encoding probable histone H2A.3 has protein sequence MAGRGKSLGSGGGPKKATSRSSKAGLQFPVGRIARFLKAGKYAERVGAGAPVYLAAVLEYLAAEVLELAGNAARDNKKTRIVPRHIQLAVRNDEELSRLLGAVTIASGGVMPNIHNHLLPKRPSKGGAAAGDDES, from the exons ATGGCCGGAAGAGGCAAGTCTCTGGGTTCTGGTGGCGGTCCTAAGAAGGCGACCTCACGTAGCAGCAAAGCCGGTCTTCAATTTCCCGTCGGCCGTATCGCTCGTTTTCTCAAGGCCGGCAAGTACGCCGAACGTGTCGGCGCCGGCGCACCGGTCTATCTCGCTGCCGTCCTTGAATACCTCGCAGCCGAG GTGTTGGAACTGGCCGGAAACGCCGCGAGGGATAACAAAAAGACCAGAATAGTTCCGCGGCACATACAGCTGGCTGTGAGGAACGATGAAGAGCTGAGCAGGCTGCTCGGGGCCGTCACGATCGCAAGCGGCGGTGTGATGCCAAACATCCACAACCACTTGTTGCCGAAGAGGCCTTCGAAGGGTGGTGCTGCTGCCGGTGATGATGAAAGTTAA